One Chitinophagales bacterium genomic window, GGAATTTTCCTGCAATAGCTTCCTTCGATCAGCCGCTTGATCCTGCCTCCCTTGATCAGTATTCGGTAAGAGTGTATAATGGCGGAGAATATGCCGACATCTCCTACACGCTTAGCGACAGCAATAAAAAAATCAATATTATTGCGAATACTCCCTTAAAGCATTTTGAACGCTATTACCTGACGCTTTCTGCTCAGATCAAAGGCACCGGTGGAACGGTGTTTGACGGTTATACAAAAGAATTTTTTGCTGCGCTGGATACTGCCCCAAAATTTCCGGTGGTATCCGATGATGAGTTACTCACTATCGTGGAAGCAGCCACCTTTAAATATTTTTGGGATAATGCACATCCGGTGAGTGGATTAGCCCTGGAGCGCGAATCTTCCGGTTACATTGTTACTACAGGAGGTTCAGGTTTCGGTGTGATGGCCATAATGGTAGGTATCAGCAGAAATTTTATTACCAGGCAGGAAGGTGTTGACCGCCTGGAAAAGATCGTCGACTTTCTCACCAGTGCAGACCGCTTTCATGGTGCCTGGCCGCACTGGATGAACGGCAACAACGGTGAAGTTGTCCCCTTCAGCACCAACGACAATGGCGCCGACCTGGTGGAAACATCATTCATGATTCAGGGATTGCTCTCAGTAAGACAGTTTCTGGATGCGGGAAATACACAGGAAAGTAACCTCATTGCCAAAATCAATAATCTCTGGAATTCGGTCGAATGGGACTGGTTCACGAAAGGAGGGCAGGATGTACTGTACTGGCACTGGTCGCCGGATAAAGGCTGGATCATGAATATGCCTATACATGGTTACGATGAAGCATTGATTACCTATCTGCTCGCGGCAGGATCGCCAACACACACAATTACTCCATCCGTTTATCATACCGGATGGGCTGGCAACGGCAGCATCATCAATGGCAACAGCTACTATGGCTATTCCCTGCCTGTTGGCTTTGCCTATGGCGGACCGCTCTTCTTTGCTCATTATTCATTCCTTGGTTTCAACCCGCATAATCTGAAAGATGATTATGCAGACTACTGGGAGCAGAATGTAAATCATTCTCAAATCAACCGTGCGTACTGCATCGACAATCCTAAGAATTACATCGGATATGGACCATCCTGCTGGGGACTTACCGCAAGCGACAATCAGAGCGGTTACAGTGCGCATTCTCCCACCAACGACCTGGGCGTGATCGCACCTACTGCAGCACTTTCCTCTTTTCCATACACACCGGAAGCATCCATGCAAGCCCTGAGATTTTTCTACTATACGTTAGGTGATAAATTATGGGGGCCATATGGTTTTTACGATGCGTTCAATCCAACGGAAGGCTGGTATGGCACATCAGACCTGGCCATCGATGAAGGCCCGATCATCGTGATGATTGAAAACTACAGGACAGGATTGTTATGGAATCTTTTTATGTCGTGCCCTGAAGTAAGTACTGCCATGAATAAACTCGGATTTACCAATTAACGGATATAAAACAGCCTTGCCTTTTTTCACCACCATCAAACCATTTCATGAAAAAAATCTTTTTCCTGCTCGCCTTAGTCATTACCATTTTCCTCTCTCCGTTCAGCACTGCTGCACAGGGCAAGAAGCAGCATTTTATTGATTCCCTGCTTGGGAAAATGACTTTGGAAGAAAAGATTGGTCAGATGACCTTGTTCA contains:
- a CDS encoding beta-glucosidase — protein: MLELSDAISGAQHESFAGVVIEFTTVHASLKLLSVSVAGQELLTTSRITDVERNFPAIASFDQPLDPASLDQYSVRVYNGGEYADISYTLSDSNKKINIIANTPLKHFERYYLTLSAQIKGTGGTVFDGYTKEFFAALDTAPKFPVVSDDELLTIVEAATFKYFWDNAHPVSGLALERESSGYIVTTGGSGFGVMAIMVGISRNFITRQEGVDRLEKIVDFLTSADRFHGAWPHWMNGNNGEVVPFSTNDNGADLVETSFMIQGLLSVRQFLDAGNTQESNLIAKINNLWNSVEWDWFTKGGQDVLYWHWSPDKGWIMNMPIHGYDEALITYLLAAGSPTHTITPSVYHTGWAGNGSIINGNSYYGYSLPVGFAYGGPLFFAHYSFLGFNPHNLKDDYADYWEQNVNHSQINRAYCIDNPKNYIGYGPSCWGLTASDNQSGYSAHSPTNDLGVIAPTAALSSFPYTPEASMQALRFFYYTLGDKLWGPYGFYDAFNPTEGWYGTSDLAIDEGPIIVMIENYRTGLLWNLFMSCPEVSTAMNKLGFTN